GGCTGCAAAACTCTGCTTGTTCTTTCAGGTGCATTTGTTTTTTCTCTTGGGTTACTCCAACTCCAATTCACATTCTCTTGTTAACTCTTAAATAATTGTCCTTTCCTTGTTGAATTGTTGGCCATAGAAGTATATTGAAGTCGAGTCGAGACACTGTCAAGTGTCTACCCCAAACTCAACTCTAAAATTCGAAATGCTATTCAAATTCGACTGCGTTTTATTTTGAGCAAAGGGTCAATCCAGTCCCTCAATTTGTGAATTCAGGGTTAAAGAACTCATTTTCAgccattttgatcaattaagaaTAATACTTTCTATTTTTTGATACAAAATTGTACAACATGAACAAGTTTAGGCATCGGAATAATCCAATTTCTTCCTAAATTCACCTAAACATAGAGAATATGATCCTTAATTGACCAAAAAACGAGAATATTGtccttaattgatcaaaatggcTGAAAGTGAGTTATTCGACCCTGGGTCATAAGTCCAGGGAGGGACCGGGTTGATCCTTTACTAGTTTTGTTTTAGGAGCTTGAATTCAAACTCAATAGAATATTTGAGAATCGAGTAATATAATGCTGATTTCAAGTATTTATGAATTAATCCCGAGTAAATGGGGAGTCGACTCAAACTCATTACACCCCCAGTTGGCCAGTAAATGGCAAGTATAGATGAGAAAAGGATATAGAAACGGTAACTGTAAAAGTGGTGCAATTGCAGGTGTGACAAATCAATCCACACTTGAAGATCCAAAGAACAATATCCAGCCAGATTATTATACAAACAAGGTGTCCGACTTCCTCCACTTATTGGAATCATAGTCTCATTATTTTAGTCATTGATCATATGTCATACATTTGACGGTACCAATTGCAAATTTACTACTTTTGTGTATCAAAAACTTGTCGATCAAGAATTAGTAGACGATTGTTTATTTATCAAGCATTTCATAAATAGCTCGAgttttttaagtatttaaagCACGCTGCAAATAGTATGGTTCATGTTCTTGCTGGGTCTTCTGTTTTGTCATAGATTAAGAAGTGAAAAGTACAACATTTAGGACAggaaacataaacttgtaagagAGATTACAAAACAGGACAACCATCAACAACAATGCCAGGAGCAGTAGGACAAGTAGCCAAAGGACAGTGATCACTCAATTCCAAACCCCACCAAGTTGGTCCATTAATATCACTAATCTGCAAACTAAAATAACAAAGAATTGCCAAAAATGCCACTCCAGCATCTAATCCAGCTGATAACACATAGTTATGCCTTGCCCACCACTTCTTATATCTCTTATACAccacaaaattgaaaaatataccCACTGTGAACCAACTTATATAGTTCACAGCTCGAGCCGGCGGCATTGCTCCGGTGCCACCTATGATCACCGGAAAATTGATCAGTCTTATCCATTTCTGTTTTGGGAATATTCGAGTGAATATCCACACGATCATTGGTCCCACGAGGCCGACGAGGAAGAAGTAGTTCATTTTTGCATAGAGGCCTAGTCGTCCGAACATTCGTAACGGTCCGACTAATCCCCAGATGATGGAGGCATTGTAGAAAACATCGTCTCCAGGACATGTCCAAGGACTTCCGTCTGGTAACTTGTCGGGATGGCAGATGTTCTCTATTGAAGTGAGTAGCCACCAAGCAGTTCCAAAGTAGGTTGAGGATGCAATTATAGTTCCTACTAACTTTGTTTTGAACATCAAATATATGTTAGTGttcattttatgaaaaaaagaaaatttgctATTTTGAGCAGCCGATttgtcaaaaaattataaataatagtccgaagaatccaaacattttctccTTGCAAATCTATGGAAGTTGAGAGCATACCTGGACAAGAAACATTGACTTGGGAGGAATTTTCATGTAATGACCAAGCTTGAAGTCGGAAACGAACATCAGGGCCTGTGACATGCTTATGTATCCGTACGTCTTGAACGCCACATTGGCTAAAGGTTTGCCAGGGTACAAGTAACCGATTATAAGCTCAGTTATCACATTCAGTCCTGGTTGCTGATTTGTAGTAGCTTGAATTATGCCGATCGGAAGGGTAAAGAAGAAAGCAAGGCTGACAGCCAGCAATACACCCCAGTAAGGAAGCTGTAATTGTCCTCCAAAGCCTTCACAAGCAAAAATGGCCAGTCCTACTACAACTATCAAGATAGTATAAAACCACCATTGCGGAACAACTTCGTAATTTTTCTTCATTATTCTTGTATGTACATCACCGTACTTGTCCGTAAATGCTGCTTTTGTTTGCTGCCAAATTGATCTGGAGAACCACAAGACATTTTTGGTGAGAAAATGGTTTAAAACTTTTCGGGTTACCCAACTATACACTTTTAACGAAACGGTTAACCAGCTAGTTTCGTTTATAACATTTTGATAACCAAACTAATAATTATCAGAAACGGAAGGTTATCCGCTCattttatttgaactttttgctTATGTGCATGGCTGCCGACTTTTTTCCTTCCTTTCCGGCTTTCATTTCATCTTACACATCAGTATTAATATGTCAAATACTTCATACCCGAACGATAAGTTATATGTACAGATTTTCATCTGAGATGAGCGTGTAACCTTCCGTTACCAAAAAATATCAGTTGGATTatcaaaatgttacaaatgaAATGTTGGTAACCGTTTTGTTGAAGTGCATAGTTCAATATCCACAAACGTTTTTAACAAAATGATTGCATATTTAGATCATTAGGCCTGTAACTAGTGAACATCTTACTATGAAAGCAAACATGGTCGGAATTTAAGGTACGTACCTTCCATGGAAAATTGCAACATGAGACAATGTAGCAGCTAATAGTGCAAAGCTGAGACCATAAGtgtatacaaaaaatatactcAGATTGACTTTGCTATAGCCATTATATGCATCTTCTATGAATGAGAAGTTTGTTTGATTAATAATTAACGAAACATCATAAGGTTGTCCCATGGAATTGAACACATGTGGTGagaaaattgggaaacgtttcgcTCCATATGCATTTGTCCAGTAAGCTGTAGGGATAATAACGTAGAGGATAATGATGAATCCGGCTAACAGGTTCATCACAGCAAATCCTGGTGTGGCTAATGGTGAACCGAGGAAGCTCGATATGGTTGACCAATCGAAACCGAACGATCCAATTCCGAGTCCATGGAGACCGGAACCTATTTGTTGGGCTGTAATGGAATCCTTGTATATCCAACAGATGAAGGACAGAGCGGTTATAGATTGAAAGAGATAGTTCGGAATGATATAGTATGCAAAGCTCGATACGAGGACTACAACGAAGAATTGCAGCCTTGTTAAGCCTCTTTTAGGCCTTTTCTCATCTTCATGTAATGCCCTGTAAGGTTCAAAGATAATTTGATACTTAAATTAAAAACTGTGAAATGACATTTTTAACACTAATAtaggttatatatataaagtttcaGGGTTTCAGAAGCGTTTCggtaaataaaaacaaaatgctGAAACGTAGAATTCTCAAAAATTTCCATATAAAATAGCTTGACAATTCAGAGTATAGGGTCTGAGTGAGCACCGAAAGAGCGAAACTTGAACGAGATTTACAGGCCACCACATGTAAGGCGAATCGACaagatattttctgaaaactcCGGCCCAACCATATCCAAGCATCTGAATCGAATcgacaaatttaattaatcaactACATAATAAGAAAAGAACATTGAAAGAGCAATAATTAACAACTGACCTGGGTAGTTTGTGTTAACAGCAAAGCTGCTACTGGATGAATGTCCCTATAATAAAACGCTTTAACAATGGTAATTATATTCACTGCATAAACATTGTTTGATCCTGCATTCGCAAATATGGTGATAAGAACATGTTCTTTCAAGTTAAACGGGCCTGGATTCAAAGAAAACGACCATTTGGTCCCTGGAACTCGAATTAATTTGTTCGGTAAATACGCTGCCATTAACTTGGCGACTGGGAGTACCACAATCTGAGCTGCAACCGATGAAATGTAAATTGGATTCTGGCGAAAAACGAAGAACTGATTCAAGAAAGCGAGAAGAGCACAAGAAATGATCCCTAGAAACCATGTTCTGAATGTCAAGCAAGGCAGAGTTGGATCATCTGTTATAGGAACTGTGAGCCGTACTTGCTCGATTGGCGAATCGTTTACCTCTTCTGCATATGTTTCATTCAATAAAAATACTAGTCATTAACTTGGAATTCCTAATCACGAGTTGATTTTCATGGCATGGCAGCAACTTGAATTTATCGGATACACTTCTTAAAGAATTGGACAGTCTGGTCCATTATTTTTGTAGATTTGGCCAATTATATCCAAACTCAAATTTAATCAAAGTTATGGAGTTTCTCTCCTAGTTTGACCGATAAATAACCACGTAAGTAATCCATGTCGGACCAAACAGACTCGGAATATATATGTTCAAATAAGTTATAGACATACAGTTCGTTTATGGAAACATAAGCGAAAACATAAGACTCGTAAAGTTTCCATGCAGTACGTATAAATTTCATGTTTAAGGATATTATTTAAACCTTCAAGCTATGGTTTTGTTATCTTTCTGCcatgaaaaaatataataactgAAATACCTGTCTCGAGCTTTTTGACATCATTATTGTCATGAATCCCATTCGTTTCCGGTACAGATTCCATGCTCCGTTACCTGAACCTTTCGGACAAGATTCAGGCTAAACTtctatatatatgttataaacAACAGAAATTCGGACATGGGTTAAGAATTTTGCTATTTGTAATCTTGCTTCTGCCTGCATTACCATTTGTTTGCATTATTATAAGAGTCCTGAAGTAAGTACAAGAAGAGTAAGTTAAAACTGATACTTTGGAACCTCAAGTAATTACAGTTGGCGGGAACAAACAGGATTGGTTGTTCCTAATTTTCTTGTACAGTTGATGCTAACAAACAGCTAATAGGATTATAAAACTACTATAGTTTATGTATTGGAAACAACACTTACACATCAATTGTTCCTTTCTTCTAGCTTTAATTATTTAACAGGCCACTAATTCTTTGTTTTAAATCTTGAATTTTGCTACATCATCCTCTCAATTTCATGATAGAACATCTCATTTATTGTCATATAAAAAGGACAAAACATGTTTCAAAGAATATTGAAACACTTGGCCTCAAATATTCTATCCAATCCTATCTTTTCTTAGGCTCAACTCTTTTAAAATAGtccaaatgacaaaaaaaaggacaaacttttatgaaagtttcatataaaagttcaaatctttcaaatttattcaatttatctTGAAACGAATGATTTAGTTTCAATAATGTCAAACTATGTAATTTTACTCATGTGAGCCCTATGTGGCACTGATCTGACAATACAcacataagcaaaattatgTAGTTagatataattgaaacgaaatcatacGTATCAGGacaaattgataaaattgaaagatttggactttgtgaaactttcatgaaaaatttatctgtttttagtcatttggcttttaaaatattagtgtCGCTTTTCGTGTGTTCACACATGATTCATCGCATGACTCgtcaaataatgataattatatttcatGGATTaaggtaattatatttttatttaattaaaatgttacaaattctataatatatttactttgtattagaaacataaatattttgttaattttaaactttatatcCCTTTAGTCATATACCAagcaatattataaaatatataatatataaaatcttCATTGAATTCGGAATATGGCAATATACCTGATGGACACCCAGTTTCACATAAACGCTATACGCCGAGTTCAGTAAGGATTCGCCCACCGAGGCGGACCTCAGGACTCGCCAAAGAATAATATCTAAAGACAAAACTAGATCGAGTCCTATAAGACTCGTTCAGATAAAGAAAAATCTTTTGGGATTCGCTTAAACGAGTAAAGGATTGAATCCCGTTGATATCCAATTTTATCTGGTCAAAtacgaataaaaaaaattaaataaatataataaatatattggtGTTTCaacatttaaccattttttatgaattgaTATGTTTATTATAAGCTAATTTagtatttcaaaatttaaagaatCAATATGCTTAGCGATTATCTTTTGTTTATGTATGGAGGTAGAAGCTCTAAAAACTTTTGAGAAAGCAAAAGTATAGAGAAAATGTCACCATATACCCCAAAATctgaaaagtttatgttagtgacccatcataatatttttagcaaaaatctcttttttttaatgttcCATTTTCAGCTCTACCCTTTTTATTTGTAAGTTACTTAACTAACCCTGCTCTATAGTTGCTGCTCCACAATTACTATTGTGTACTTCACACACTCAATTCCCCATCCCCTCCCCCCTTCCCAAGTTTCTCTTCTCCTATACGTTTTTTTCTTCACTTTTTCTCCATCACTTTATGGCAAGCTTGGTCTGATCGTAATTGTTGATGGTGATATTGTTGCCAATTAACCACCGGCGATCTAATTTCTTTTTGACCGGAACTTCATCAATTTGCTGGTCACTAATATTTAAAAGCTAGAAATAAAAAGTTCTTAAAATATTTAGATCTGCGCTTCAATAATTTTGAAGGTCtgtttcttttaatttgtttgcCTCTGTTATTGTTTTTGGTAATGATAGTGATTGTGGCAAAGTAAGAATTTTgtcaaacaaagaaaaatagtTGTAGATTTGAGCATTAAAAGtgatataaatttcaaattaaatattgaataaaGACAATCTGTAGTGGAAATGAAGATGATAATGATTTGAAATTTGACAATCTGCAGTGGAATGGATCAAATTTGGGTGAGTAATTTTACTTGGAATTTGATTATATGCTGGTTTGGTAGATGGAAACCACATGAAAAGAAGAAATGATAGTGGCTTAAAGATTGATGTGGAAGGTAGCAGTGGAGATGGAGATGAGGAAGAGAGCACAGATTTTTGGAGTTTTGGAGATgaaaaaattaggataaatattaaattaatattaaattaaaaataagtaaactCAATAAAAATCTTTGAAGATTTTTCAAGATGGAcaatataaatttgatatatattatttaaatttttattaaagtaaaatctaatttaaatttaaataaatttttaattcagtACACtctacttttaattatttttatgcaaatagttattataacttattaataaaatttatcttacaACTCTTTAAggcattttatatagagagaattttgagatctAGTGTAAGCACAAGTTAAATCActcttttaattgaaatatatttgaagtctataaaatcaaaaattaacctgatgtgaaccgggtgtgaacttatatcaactgaattaccttaatttaatttttaataaaatttgtcttactactctttacaatcttaactgacattttatatcgagagaatttttagatttagtgtaatataatatttcttttaagtaAAATGTAGTTGACAGTTTATATAACCgcaaatcaacctgatgtgaaccttatacgaacctatatcaactgaactaccgtaatttactttttaataaaatttatcttactttCCTTTACAATTTTCGCTGACATTTTAcattgagagaattttgagatttagtgtaatatgcaaattaaatatctttgaaataaaatgtatttgacagtctataaaaccgaaaatcaaccagatgtaaacctatatcaactgagatagcttaattcaatttttaataaaatttgtcttactgctctttacaatcttaactgacattttatattaagagaattttgagatttagtgtaatatacaaattgaatatttttttgagTGACAGGTATTTGAAAGTTTATATAATCggaaatcaacctgatgtgaaccttatgtgaacctatatcaactgaactagtttaattcaatttttaataaaatttaacttactgctctttacaatcttaactcACATTTTATATTAAgcgaattttgagatttagtgtaatatacaaattgaatacaTTTTTTTGAGCGACATGTATTTGACAGTATATataaatcaacctgatgtgaacctatatcaattgaattaccttaattcaatttttaataaaatttgtcttacttctctttacaattttaactcACATTTTACATTGAGAgaatttgagatttagtgtaatatacaaattggatatctcttttaagtgagatgtatttgatagtttataaaaccgaaaatcaacctgatatgaacctgatgtgaacctatataaattgaactaccttaattcagtttttaataaatattgttttGCCGCTCTTTACAATATTAactgaaattttatataaagataattttgagattttagcgtaattgaatatttattttaagtgaaatgtatttaatagtctacaaaaccaaaaattaacctgatgtgaacctttATCAACTTAACtgctttaatttaatttttaataaaatttattttactactctttacaatcttatctgacattttatataaaaataattttgaga
This region of Mercurialis annua linkage group LG1-X, ddMerAnnu1.2, whole genome shotgun sequence genomic DNA includes:
- the LOC126662061 gene encoding oligopeptide transporter 1-like, which gives rise to MESVPETNGIHDNNDVKKLETEEVNDSPIEQVRLTVPITDDPTLPCLTFRTWFLGIISCALLAFLNQFFVFRQNPIYISSVAAQIVVLPVAKLMAAYLPNKLIRVPGTKWSFSLNPGPFNLKEHVLITIFANAGSNNVYAVNIITIVKAFYYRDIHPVAALLLTQTTQMLGYGWAGVFRKYLVDSPYMWWPVNLVQVSLFRALHEDEKRPKRGLTRLQFFVVVLVSSFAYYIIPNYLFQSITALSFICWIYKDSITAQQIGSGLHGLGIGSFGFDWSTISSFLGSPLATPGFAVMNLLAGFIIILYVIIPTAYWTNAYGAKRFPIFSPHVFNSMGQPYDVSLIINQTNFSFIEDAYNGYSKVNLSIFFVYTYGLSFALLAATLSHVAIFHGRSIWQQTKAAFTDKYGDVHTRIMKKNYEVVPQWWFYTILIVVVGLAIFACEGFGGQLQLPYWGVLLAVSLAFFFTLPIGIIQATTNQQPGLNVITELIIGYLYPGKPLANVAFKTYGYISMSQALMFVSDFKLGHYMKIPPKSMFLVQLVGTIIASSTYFGTAWWLLTSIENICHPDKLPDGSPWTCPGDDVFYNASIIWGLVGPLRMFGRLGLYAKMNYFFLVGLVGPMIVWIFTRIFPKQKWIRLINFPVIIGGTGAMPPARAVNYISWFTVGIFFNFVVYKRYKKWWARHNYVLSAGLDAGVAFLAILCYFSLQISDINGPTWWGLELSDHCPLATCPTAPGIVVDGCPVL